One window from the genome of Enterobacteriaceae bacterium Kacie_13 encodes:
- the folA gene encoding type 3 dihydrofolate reductase, which yields MIISLIAALATDRVIGMENAMPWHLPGDLAWFKRNTLNKPVIMGRKTFESIGRPLPGRLNIVISSKPGEHEGVTWVTSVDAALAAAGGVEEVMVMGGGRVYEQFLPKANRLYLTHIDAEVEGDTHFPDYEPDDWESTFSEFHDADEQNSHGYCFEILDRRA from the coding sequence ATGATTATTAGCCTGATCGCCGCACTGGCGACCGATCGCGTTATTGGCATGGAAAACGCTATGCCTTGGCATTTACCCGGTGATCTGGCCTGGTTTAAGCGTAATACGCTCAATAAACCCGTCATCATGGGTCGCAAAACGTTTGAGTCGATAGGGCGCCCTTTACCTGGCCGACTGAATATTGTCATCAGCTCTAAACCCGGTGAGCACGAAGGCGTGACCTGGGTGACCTCTGTTGATGCAGCACTTGCCGCGGCCGGTGGTGTGGAAGAAGTCATGGTGATGGGAGGAGGCCGGGTCTATGAGCAGTTCCTGCCGAAAGCGAACCGTTTATATCTGACCCACATCGATGCCGAAGTCGAAGGGGATACGCATTTCCCTGACTACGAGCCGGATGACTGGGAAAGCACCTTCAGTGAATTCCACGACGCTGACGAGCAGAACTCTCACGGCTACTGCTTCGAGATCCTTGACCGCCGCGCCTGA
- a CDS encoding LysE family translocator has product MLETSLFVASIAFLGMLSPGPDFFLVIKNAARYPRVAALMTSFGVICGVITHMSYCVAGLAVVITTTPWLFDLLKYVGAAYLIWVGIQALFSRSNSKMNLDGLEPQQVKLRTAFVQGYLCNLLNPKATLFFLAMFTQVLQIDSSIGEKLWYASIIVGLSTVWWPSLALLIQSAPVRRGLAKAQKIIDKLLGGVLIGLGIKVALS; this is encoded by the coding sequence ATGCTTGAAACCTCCCTTTTTGTTGCCAGTATCGCCTTCCTCGGCATGCTCTCTCCCGGTCCTGATTTCTTTCTGGTGATCAAAAATGCGGCCCGTTATCCTCGCGTTGCGGCACTGATGACATCGTTTGGGGTGATTTGTGGCGTGATCACGCATATGTCTTACTGCGTCGCGGGTCTGGCTGTCGTTATTACCACCACGCCGTGGCTGTTTGATTTATTAAAATACGTCGGGGCGGCTTATCTGATTTGGGTGGGTATTCAGGCACTGTTTTCACGCAGCAACAGCAAAATGAATCTGGATGGGCTGGAGCCGCAACAGGTGAAACTGCGCACGGCGTTTGTGCAGGGTTATCTGTGCAACTTGCTAAATCCAAAGGCGACGCTGTTTTTCCTGGCGATGTTTACCCAGGTCTTGCAGATCGACTCCAGCATCGGCGAAAAACTCTGGTACGCCTCGATTATCGTCGGTCTTTCTACTGTCTGGTGGCCTTCACTGGCTCTGCTCATTCAAAGCGCGCCGGTGCGTCGTGGTCTGGCGAAAGCGCAGAAGATTATCGATAAACTGTTGGGCGGTGTGTTGATTGGTTTAGGCATCAAAGTGGCACTGAGCTGA
- a CDS encoding threonine/serine exporter has protein sequence MVMSLLWALIQDMLLAAVPALGFAMVFNVPPRALRYCALLGALGHGSRMLMMHGGINIEWASLLAAILIGIIGIRWSRWLLAHPKVFTVAAVIPMFPGISAYTAMISMVEISHLGYSEVLMSTMVTNFLKASFIVGALSIGLSLPGLWLYRKRPGV, from the coding sequence ATGGTCATGAGTCTCTTATGGGCACTGATTCAGGATATGTTGCTGGCCGCAGTACCGGCGCTGGGTTTTGCGATGGTGTTCAATGTCCCGCCACGGGCGTTGCGCTATTGTGCGCTGCTCGGTGCGCTGGGACACGGCTCCCGTATGCTGATGATGCACGGTGGGATAAACATTGAGTGGGCTTCTCTGCTGGCGGCTATACTGATTGGCATCATAGGGATCCGCTGGTCGCGATGGCTGCTGGCGCACCCTAAAGTTTTCACGGTGGCGGCCGTTATCCCCATGTTCCCCGGCATTTCTGCATACACGGCGATGATCTCAATGGTGGAGATTTCGCACCTCGGCTATAGCGAAGTGCTGATGTCTACCATGGTCACCAATTTCCTGAAGGCCAGCTTTATCGTCGGGGCATTATCGATTGGATTATCTTTACCGGGGCTCTGGCTGTATCGCAAACGTCCCGGTGTGTAA
- the kefC gene encoding glutathione-regulated potassium-efflux system protein KefC, with translation MDNHNLMIEGLIYLGSAALFVPIAVRLGLGSVLGYLIAGCIIGPWGLKLVSDAESILTFAEIGVVLMLFVIGLELDPKRLWTMRASVFGGGSIQMVGCGIVLSAFCYFLGLDWKIAMLIGLTLALSSTAIAMQAMSERSLTAAPIGRSAFAVLLFQDIAAIPLVAMIPLLASTGEATTLMSFGLSAAKVAGALVLVVLLGRYVTRPLLHFVARSGMREVFSAVALFLVFGFGILLEMAGMSMAMGAFLAGVLLASSEYRHALESDIQPFKGLLLGLFFIGVGMSIDFGTLVHQPLLIATLLVGFMALKAALLWLVAPWLGVPKKQRGLFAILIGQGSEFAFVIFSTAQMAGVLPVEWAKALTLAVALSMAVTPLLLVLAARMERNAPQDDRPQDTIDDENAQVIIAGFGRFGQIAGRLLLANNVHTVVLDHDPDHIETLRKFGTKVFYGDATRVDLLESAGAAQARVLINAIDDVEANLQLTALAKEHFPNLKIIARARDVDHWYQLRQLGVEAPERELFEGSLRVGREVLETLGLDAYEAREKADLFRRYNLKMLEATVANYEDTEFRIASMQRAKDMLSAAIEQDQERLASEQQQGWRGSIDGKAPENEVIEAKS, from the coding sequence ATGGACAACCATAATCTGATGATTGAAGGGCTGATTTATCTCGGTTCGGCGGCGTTATTTGTACCGATCGCGGTACGCCTTGGATTAGGTTCCGTTCTGGGGTATCTCATCGCCGGTTGTATCATTGGCCCGTGGGGACTTAAGCTGGTCTCGGACGCCGAATCAATTCTGACCTTTGCGGAAATCGGCGTAGTGCTGATGTTATTTGTCATCGGCCTCGAACTGGATCCTAAACGTTTATGGACCATGCGCGCCTCGGTCTTTGGCGGTGGCAGTATTCAGATGGTCGGCTGCGGCATAGTGCTCAGTGCCTTTTGCTACTTCCTTGGCCTGGACTGGAAAATCGCGATGCTGATCGGCCTGACGCTGGCGCTGTCTTCCACCGCCATTGCCATGCAGGCGATGAGTGAACGAAGCCTGACTGCCGCGCCAATCGGGCGCAGCGCCTTTGCCGTTCTGCTGTTCCAGGACATTGCGGCGATCCCTTTGGTCGCCATGATCCCGCTGCTGGCGAGTACCGGCGAAGCCACCACGCTGATGAGCTTCGGGTTGTCCGCCGCGAAAGTCGCCGGTGCGCTGGTGCTGGTGGTTCTGCTCGGGCGCTATGTCACGCGTCCGCTGCTGCATTTTGTAGCGCGCTCCGGGATGCGCGAAGTGTTCAGCGCCGTGGCACTTTTTCTGGTGTTCGGCTTCGGCATTCTGCTGGAAATGGCGGGCATGTCGATGGCAATGGGCGCGTTTCTGGCGGGGGTGCTACTGGCGAGCTCTGAATACCGTCACGCGCTGGAAAGCGATATTCAGCCGTTTAAAGGTTTGTTGCTCGGACTGTTCTTTATCGGTGTGGGTATGTCTATCGACTTTGGCACGCTGGTCCATCAGCCGTTGTTGATTGCCACATTGCTGGTCGGCTTTATGGCGCTAAAAGCTGCCCTGCTGTGGCTGGTCGCACCGTGGCTGGGCGTACCGAAAAAACAGCGTGGACTGTTTGCCATTCTCATCGGGCAGGGGAGTGAGTTTGCCTTCGTGATTTTCAGCACTGCGCAAATGGCCGGTGTATTGCCGGTCGAATGGGCGAAAGCGCTGACGCTGGCCGTCGCGCTATCGATGGCGGTTACCCCACTGCTGCTGGTTCTCGCCGCACGTATGGAACGTAATGCGCCGCAAGACGATCGCCCGCAGGACACTATCGATGATGAAAACGCGCAGGTGATTATCGCCGGTTTTGGCCGCTTCGGGCAGATTGCCGGTCGTTTGCTGCTGGCGAATAACGTGCATACCGTCGTGTTGGATCACGACCCTGATCACATCGAAACGCTGCGTAAGTTTGGTACCAAGGTGTTTTACGGTGACGCGACGCGTGTGGATTTGCTGGAATCCGCAGGTGCTGCGCAAGCCAGGGTGCTTATCAACGCCATCGATGATGTTGAAGCTAACCTGCAACTGACCGCGCTGGCGAAAGAGCATTTCCCGAATCTGAAGATTATCGCCCGTGCGCGAGATGTCGATCACTGGTATCAGTTGCGTCAGTTAGGCGTGGAAGCGCCGGAGCGTGAATTGTTCGAAGGTTCTTTGCGTGTTGGCCGCGAAGTGTTGGAAACGCTGGGGCTGGATGCCTATGAAGCCCGTGAAAAAGCCGATCTGTTCCGTCGTTATAACCTGAAGATGCTGGAGGCGACGGTTGCAAATTACGAAGATACCGAGTTCCGTATCGCCAGTATGCAGCGTGCGAAGGATATGCTGAGTGCGGCGATCGAGCAGGATCAGGAACGTCTGGCCTCAGAGCAACAACAGGGCTGGCGGGGCAGTATCGACGGCAAAGCGCCGGAGAATGAAGTGATTGAAGCGAAGAGTTAA
- a CDS encoding threonine/serine exporter, whose amino-acid sequence MQDSVVEYQERESPQAHYQREITRLCIECALLLLQHGAESMLVEQLPARLGIALGMDRVESSISANAVVLSTLCGGYCLTSTRKNVDRGINMQVVTEVQHTVILAEHKLLDASLVAKRLSHIKPLRYPRWMMILMVALSCGCFSKLNGGGWDAFSVTFLASGVAMAVRQTMTIRHMNPLINFCCTAFVATSISGLLMRLDFFQQTSNVAMAASVLLLVPGFPLINAVADMFKGHVNTGLARWAMASLLTLATCIGVVIAMAVWGLRGWS is encoded by the coding sequence ATGCAAGACTCTGTCGTTGAATATCAGGAACGTGAAAGTCCGCAGGCACATTATCAGCGTGAGATTACCCGGCTGTGTATCGAGTGTGCGCTGCTGCTGTTACAGCACGGTGCCGAAAGTATGCTGGTTGAACAACTGCCAGCGCGACTGGGTATTGCGCTGGGCATGGATCGGGTGGAAAGCTCGATTTCAGCCAACGCCGTGGTGCTCAGCACGCTGTGCGGCGGCTATTGCCTCACATCGACGCGCAAAAATGTTGATCGCGGGATCAACATGCAGGTGGTGACCGAAGTGCAGCATACGGTGATCCTGGCTGAGCATAAACTGCTCGACGCTTCGCTGGTGGCGAAGCGTCTGAGCCACATTAAGCCGCTACGCTATCCCCGCTGGATGATGATCCTGATGGTGGCGCTGTCCTGCGGTTGTTTCAGTAAACTTAACGGCGGCGGCTGGGATGCGTTCAGCGTGACATTTTTAGCCAGCGGCGTGGCGATGGCGGTACGCCAGACGATGACTATTCGCCACATGAATCCGCTGATCAACTTTTGCTGCACTGCTTTTGTCGCGACGTCGATTTCCGGTTTACTCATGCGTCTCGATTTTTTCCAACAGACTTCGAACGTGGCGATGGCCGCCAGCGTGTTGTTACTAGTGCCCGGTTTTCCGCTGATTAATGCGGTAGCCGATATGTTCAAAGGCCACGTAAATACCGGGCTGGCACGCTGGGCGATGGCCAGTCTGCTGACGCTGGCGACTTGCATCGGTGTGGTAATAGCTATGGCGGTGTGGGGATTGCGGGGATGGTCATGA
- the kefF gene encoding glutathione-regulated potassium-efflux system oxidoreductase KefF has translation MILIIYAHPYPRHSRANQGLLAAVKDLPNVEIRSLYDLYPDFNIDVNAEQKAVERADMVVFQHPIQWYSLPPLLKLWIDKVLEHGWAYGHEGNALNGKHCLWAVTTGGNEHHFELGDHPNFDVLAQPLQATAVYCGMHWQPYFAVHNTFICDEVALKAAGEEYRRRLTACLSLKEGCAPEVENGQP, from the coding sequence ATGATTTTAATCATTTACGCCCACCCTTATCCGCGCCATTCGCGGGCCAATCAGGGATTACTCGCGGCGGTAAAAGACCTGCCGAACGTAGAAATCCGTTCGCTGTACGATCTTTACCCCGACTTCAACATCGATGTGAATGCCGAACAGAAAGCCGTTGAACGCGCCGATATGGTGGTGTTTCAACATCCGATTCAATGGTACAGCCTCCCCCCGCTGCTAAAACTGTGGATCGATAAAGTGCTGGAGCACGGCTGGGCTTATGGCCACGAAGGCAACGCATTGAACGGCAAACATTGTTTGTGGGCCGTAACCACCGGCGGCAATGAGCATCATTTTGAGCTCGGCGATCACCCGAACTTCGACGTGCTGGCGCAGCCTTTACAGGCGACGGCGGTCTACTGCGGCATGCACTGGCAGCCGTACTTTGCGGTGCACAATACGTTTATCTGCGATGAAGTCGCGCTGAAAGCGGCGGGCGAAGAATACCGCAGGCGTTTAACCGCCTGTCTGAGCCTGAAAGAAGGCTGTGCGCCGGAGGTCGAAAATGGACAACCATAA